The sequence below is a genomic window from Clostridium putrefaciens.
CGTCATAATTTTCATCTTCAGTATTCTCTTTAATCTTTAATATTATTTCAGTACCAACAGAATCCTTTGTACAAGGCTCTATAGTGTATCCTTCTGCTCCTTTAGACTCCCACTTGTAAGCTTCATCACTATCTAAAGATTTACTAATCACAGTAACTGTTTCAGCTACCATAAATGCAGCATAAAAACCAACACCAAACTGACCTATAATGTCATGGCCATCCTTAGAATCATTTTCCTTCTTAAAAGCTAAAGATCCACTCTTTGCTATAACCCCAAGGTTATTTTCTAGCTCTTCCTTTGTCATACCTATACCAGTGTCAGTAATCTTTAATATTCTATTTTCCTTATCTGCTGCTATCTTTACATAGTAGCTTTCCTTATCAAAGCTTAGACTATCATCTGTTAATGCCCTGTAATAAATTTTATCAATAGCATCACTAGAGTTAGATATAAGTTCCCTTAAAAATATTTCCTTATGAGTATAAATTGAATTAATCATTAGATCTAGCAGTCTTTTAGATTCTGCTTTAAATTCTTTTGTTTCCATGTAATTCTCTCCCTTCAGAATAAAAACCACGTAACAAAAAATGTAGCGCAGTAAAAAATATAATATAGATAAATCTGTTGTTAGCACTCTGTAAGTGTGAGTGCTAACTCCTAATACAGATATAACATATTTTATTTAACATGTCAATATTGAAATGAAAATGAAGTGTAATACTCCTCATTCTCCTATACCTTTATAGTCGAGGAAGCACCAACTGCTCATAACCTTTTTTATCCTCAAATTTATGAATATATTCAAAGCATTGGTCCACTTCAAACAAAATATCATTGGATGCACATACCTCTCTTACAATCTTCATTAACTTCTTATTGTTATCACTAGTTAATTCATAGGAGTAGCCATACGTTTTTATATACCTATCTTTCATACCGGGAAAATATTCATCCAGTTTCTTGTAAAAGTATTCCCGATTTCCGTCTCTCATAGTAACTCCCATACCGAAACAAATAATGCCATGTACTTTCGCCTCTACGCAATATTTAAGAATGCCTCTTATATTTTCTTCTGTATCATTTATAAATGGCAAAATGGGACTCAGCCAAACCACTGTAGGAATTCCATTATCAAGCATAACCTTTAACACTTCAAACCGTTCTTTTGTAGTACTTACATATAGATACCAATTTTAAAAATGAATTAATATTATATTCATTTTTTCCTTTAATAATTTCACCCTTTTTCTTTAATGTATACTGTAAATGGATTTGTATCTTTTCAAATCCATGCTGATCAAGTTGTTAGCATAACAACCCTCTTACTAAAATTATTTATTACTAAATATATTGAGCGGAATTTAATTCACCTCTTAGAATATCCTGCTTTTGAATTTGTTTAATAGCCCTAGCTATATTGATTAAAGTTCTCAATATTTTAGAGTGTAACTCCTCACTATAAATTATATCATATTACTAAAGCTTTCATATAACACCTATAAAATACTACATACAAAAAAGAACAGATCATTAAACTCTCTGTTCTTTTTTGACTTATTATTCTATTAACTTCATTAAACTTCTAATATAAACTTATATCTAAGTCTACTGTATGATAATTTGAAAACTTATCCTAATTACTATAAATAAAATTAGTCTTCCTGTGTCTTCTATCTATAAAAACATTATCATTGATAGAATAAACATAAATATAACTCCACCAACCATTGGCACCGATGTTCTCTTTACAACGTCTATAGCATTTTTCTTTACAGATCCTGCTACAATTACGGTAACTGCTGCCACTGGTGACACTGCTCTCATTAGATTTCCTGCAAGTCCCATTGGAACTGAAATTGCAATAGGGCTAATTCCTGCTGCCTCTGCTAATGGAACTATTAACGGAATCATTGCAAAGAATAAGGCTGTCCCACTACCTGAAAGCAATACTATTAGCATAGATAACGCTACCAAGATTAGTGGAAGAACTATTCCCATGCCTGTACCTTGTGTAGAAATCATAGTCTTTTGTAAAGTACTAATCAATCCAATTGAGTTTAATCCTGCTACAAATACGCTGGCTGCTACTAATAATGCCACAATTGAAACTCCACCTGCCATTCCCTTAAAGAAGGTTTCTGTTTCTTTCAAAACCTTATTATCTCCCTTGTGCCTAACTAATTCACAGATAATTGCAATGATAAAACTTAAGATTGATGCTACTTCTACTGATAATGCTGATGATGAACCTGTGAAGTAAACCATAATCAATAATAATATTGGCAGTAATGGTAGTAATGCATATACTGTTTTAAATAATGCCGATCCCTTAATTTCACTAACTGCTTTTATTTCAACCTCTTCTCTATCCAAGTCATTTACTTGTTTTTTATCCATAAACTTTTGCCAAAAATAATGTAAAATTGCCATGAAACCTAGTGTAGGAATTGAAACTATAGCATGATATTTAAGCACATAATCTGTTACTGTTAATCCTGCATAAGCTGGAAACTTCGCTAGTTCTTGAGCAATTGCAACATTGTCACTTCCAAGAGGTGTTGGTATTACTGTTGCCGTTGTGGCAATAACTGCCGCTGCTGTTAGTGTACTCATACCTGACCTTTTTAAAACTGGAAATAATGTAGCTAATAATATAATTGCTAAGTTAGAAGCACTTGGAATTACTAAAGAAAGTAAATTTCCTAATAAAAATACAATTGGAACTAATATATAAGTTGATTTAATTTTACCTATTGGTTTTGTTAAAACACTTACAGTAACATCATTTGCTCCTATTTTACTCATATAAGCTGAGTATCCTCCTAAGATCAAAATGATAAATCCTGCCGCTGATAAGGTTTGTTTAAAAATATCTGCTGTTGCTTTTAATGGGTCAAGTAACATAAGCCCTGTAGACTCAAACTTTTTAATTGCTATACCATTTCCCATTGCAATGGAAATATACATTAATATTATACCAATAGCAAATAAGGTTATTTTTATATCCATTTTCTTTATTAGCATGTATATTACTAAAGCAATTGCAATAATAGCTGTCCCAAGCATTATAAAATTGTTCATAATAAATTCCTCTCCCTATGTTTATTTTATATACAGTTTTTAATTGAACTCATGAACCACTCTTTGAATATATTTGCATTTATATCTGTACATACCTTTGCGTTTGGAGATTTTCCTAGGTATCCTTTTAAGTCAACCACAGTGCACCCTAATGTTAAATTACTTTGTGTTTCAACATCTATAAAGGTTTCTGTCATCTCATACATTTCAGGGCAAAGTATATAAGCTATTGCACAGCTATCATACATTTTTAATCCTGTTTTAAAGCTTCCACCTCTATACTTTTGGAATAATGAATACATCATATGTCCGGTTTTTCCGAAGGTTTTAATTTCTTCACTATCCTCTGGGTATACTAGTGCCTTAAGCCCCATATCTAATCCTGCCATCACTAGATTCACACCACTCATAAACACAATTTTAGCTGCCTGTGGGTCTGTTGCTATATTAAATTCACCCATAACTGTCTTATTGCCCCTTGTCAAAGATCCACCCATAAATACAATTTCATCAATATTAGCTTTAACTTCTGGGTACATTTTTAATAGCACTGCAATATTTGTAAGTGGTCCAATAGCCATTATAGTTATTGGAGTTTCACTTTGAAGAATAGTCCTTCTCATTGCCTCAACTGCATGCTCTTCTAATAAGTTACTACGACATGGCTCTCCAAAGTCATATCCATCCATTCCTGATGCACCATGAACATTTTTTGCATCATCAAACTTTTCAAGTAAAGGCTCTCTAAGACCTTTTGCTACAGGTATACTTTTTCCAAAAAAGGTCAATAGTTTTAATGTGTTCTCAGTTACTAAATCAAGACTAACATTTCCAGCTACAGTTGTTATAAGTTCTACATCTATTTTATCGGAAAATAGTGCTATTGCTATTGCTATTGCGTCATCGATACCTGGGTCAGTGTCTATTATTAATTTTCTTTTGCTCATTGGGCTTCAGCCTCCTTTATATTTTGACAATTTATTAATTTTTTATTTATGTTTAAAAATTTATTTGCTTTTTAAGTATATTTTATATATTTGTTAGCCTTTTATTTATTTTTAACAAATTTATTGGATTTTTATTTATTTTCAAAAAAATTATCAACTTCTTCAAGAGTTGGAATAGATATTTGAGCTCCTTCTCTTGTAACAGTTAGAGCAGAAACCTTTGTTGCATATAATAAGGCTTCGTATAAAGGGCTACTAAAAGATATTTTTGCTACTAAAGCTCCTATAAAGGAATCCCCTGCAGCCGTAGAATCAACAGTCTCCACCTTATATGCATTTATCCTAATTACTTCATCTAAGGTTACAGTTATACTGCCTTTTGATCCTAATGTAATTATAATATTTTTTGCTCCCTTATTTTGAAGGATCTTTGCTGCCCTTTCACACTCATAAGAGTTGTTAGGATATATATCCGTTAACATCTTACATTCACTTTGGTTAATAACTAAAATATCTATATGTTTATAATACTCATCTTTAAATAGCCTAGCTGGTGCTGGATTTAATACTGTTACCATTCCAATACCTTTCGCATACTCTATTAATTTAAGAGTTGTATCTACGTTATTTTCAAATTGAGTTACAAATATATCTTCTTTACTTGCAAGTTTATCTAAATTATCCTTTGCAAAATTAAAGGTTAAAGCGTAATTTGCACCTGGATTTAAAATTATTCTATTATCATTTTCATGACATATAATCATAGCTGTACCAGTGGGTTGCTTTTTATGTAATTCAATACTATCTGTATTAATTCCATTATTTTTTAAAGCACTTACCGCTTCAGCTCCAAAAGGATCATCTCCAACACTTCCTATAAATGATACCTCTGCATTTGATTTTACTGCTGCAACTGCTTGATTTCCACCTTTCCCACCTGCATTTAGCAAAAAATCATGACCTTGGATAGTCTCTCCCTTACTCGGAATATTATCAACTTTAATTGTAAGATCCATATTAAGACTTCCAACTACAATAACTTTTCTCATACTATTTATCACTTCTTTCTTTCTAAACAAATCATACCTGCTCCAAATCTCTCACTTGGCCTTTGTACAAATCCAAATTTTTCATAAAACCCTTCTGTATCAGGCATAGCCATAAGTCCTATATAAGCATTTTCACAACAGCATGATTCTATATAATCTAATAAGTTATCAACAACCATTTTTCCTACTTTTTTATTTCTATACTTAGGATGAACCACCACATCTTTTATGAAAAATACAATTCTTCCATCTCCAACTACTCTTCCAATAGCAATAGGATCTTCATTATCATATATAACTACACTATAAACAGTGTTTTTTAATGCTTCGATAATGTCTTCTTTATGATATTGTTGCATATTTGCATATTGCCTTATGCTGTGATATATATCCCATGTTAAGCCATTTTTACATATTTTCATTTTAACATCCCCTGTGGTAAAACGTTTTATCAATATGGAATATGATATCATCAGGTGTAACCGTTGTCAACATTTTTCATGAATTTTTTTGATTTTTTTCATGAAATATAAGATGTTTTTTTATTTTATATATTCAATTGTATTTAACAAAAATTTCACAAATAATATGCTATACTTATTTTGGTGATTAAAATGAAAGTTAAATTAAAAGATATTGCTAAACAGGCAAACGTATCCATAACCTCTGTGTCTTTAGTTTTAAATAATAAGCCTTGTAGAATTTCAAGCGAAAAGAAAGAATTAATTGAAAAGATTGCAAAAGATAATAATTATACTCCAAATATTAATGCAAGAAGCCTAATTACAAATGAAACTAAAACCCTTGGACTCATTATTCCTGATATTGAAAACATATTTTTCTCAAGGCTTACCAAAACCATTGAAACCTATTGCAGGCAATTTGGATACGCTTTGATTATAGTAAACTCAAATGATGAATATAAAGAGGATCTTTATTTATTAGATTTATTATTAGCAAGAGGCATAGATGGTCTTTTTATTGCTATTTCTAATTCCGCATATAATAATAAAGAAGAGGTATGTTTAAGGCTTAAAAAATTAACTATACCTTATATAATGGTGGATAGAGTTTTTGATGAATTAAACTGTAATCAGGTGTATTTTGATAATGTAAAAGGCTCTTATCTTGCAGCAAAGCATTTAATTGAAAATGGACATTCTAAAATTTCCTGTATTACAAATTGTATTTATTCAAAAAACACTGTATCACGCTTTGAAGGATATGAAAAAGCAATGAAGGAACATGGTCTAGAAATAAAGAAAGATTACATTATTGAAGGAGATTATCGTATTCAAAGTGGATATAATACTGGTGATATGGTAATTAAAAATCATACCACCGCTGTATTTGTTACAAATGACATGATGGCCCTTGGATTACTTAAACGATTAGGCGAAAAAGGTATAAAGATTCCTGAAGACTTGTCTATTGTAAGCTATGATAACTTATTAAATGACTTTATCCTTGGTCCAGGCATAACTTCCATTGATCAAAATATTTCAAATCTAGGAAAAACAGCTTGTGACCTGATGCTTAAGCTTCTCAAAAATGAAGAAACAGCAATTAAAAAGATATGTTTAGATCCTGAACTAATTATAAAAAAAAGCGTTAAAAATATAGTGTAATCATGAAAAATGCCTCCCTACCTTTAGGGAGGCTAATTATCTTTGTAAACATTCTGTCATAAGTTAATACTTCATGCTCTTCAATGACAATCACAATATAATATTGAGCTCCAAATGCTAATTATCACTTTTTTGTTTGTAATATAACATTTTAGCTTTAACTGAATGTGTCAATATTAAAAATATGTAATATCCATTAATATATCATTTTATAATTAGAGGGATCTTATGTTTCTTCTAGAATACATTAACAATACCTTATTATAATATTTCATTCGACTTTGTACGCAAATATAAAGTAAATATTATTTTATGAAATAAATTTAATAATGGATTAGAGGGATTATTTTGATAGATATAATACATATATTAGGAGCAGCAGGTTCAGGTACTTCAACCTTAGGAAAAAAATTAGAAAACAAATTAAATTATATTCATCTTGATGTAGATGATTATTTTTGGTTTCCAACAAATCCACCATTCCTCTTATAGAAAATCTAATCAAATAACTTTCACGCAATTTTCTTGAATTATGCCACAACTGTAATCTATTAAGAAGTTATAAGGAGTAATTAGAAATGAGTAATTTTAATCAAACTAATATAATAAAAGAGATTTTACAATTTGAGTATGAAAGTAAAATGATTTCTAAAGGAAATAATTTTCCAAAGCTTAATATAAATGAGTATAATCTAAAAGATATATGTATATTACTACACAATAAAATAAAAGTTAGTGAAATAAGTAGATATTTCGGATGGTCACAAAAGGAATTATCTGATAGATTAGAGCTATTGCTTAAAGAAGAACTTATTATAAATAAACAGAATGAGTATATTCCTTAT
It includes:
- a CDS encoding LacI family DNA-binding transcriptional regulator — translated: MKVKLKDIAKQANVSITSVSLVLNNKPCRISSEKKELIEKIAKDNNYTPNINARSLITNETKTLGLIIPDIENIFFSRLTKTIETYCRQFGYALIIVNSNDEYKEDLYLLDLLLARGIDGLFIAISNSAYNNKEEVCLRLKKLTIPYIMVDRVFDELNCNQVYFDNVKGSYLAAKHLIENGHSKISCITNCIYSKNTVSRFEGYEKAMKEHGLEIKKDYIIEGDYRIQSGYNTGDMVIKNHTTAVFVTNDMMALGLLKRLGEKGIKIPEDLSIVSYDNLLNDFILGPGITSIDQNISNLGKTACDLMLKLLKNEETAIKKICLDPELIIKKSVKNIV
- the rihC gene encoding ribonucleoside hydrolase RihC, with translation MSKRKLIIDTDPGIDDAIAIAIALFSDKIDVELITTVAGNVSLDLVTENTLKLLTFFGKSIPVAKGLREPLLEKFDDAKNVHGASGMDGYDFGEPCRSNLLEEHAVEAMRRTILQSETPITIMAIGPLTNIAVLLKMYPEVKANIDEIVFMGGSLTRGNKTVMGEFNIATDPQAAKIVFMSGVNLVMAGLDMGLKALVYPEDSEEIKTFGKTGHMMYSLFQKYRGGSFKTGLKMYDSCAIAYILCPEMYEMTETFIDVETQSNLTLGCTVVDLKGYLGKSPNAKVCTDINANIFKEWFMSSIKNCI
- the dcuC gene encoding C4-dicarboxylate transporter DcuC, which produces MNNFIMLGTAIIAIALVIYMLIKKMDIKITLFAIGIILMYISIAMGNGIAIKKFESTGLMLLDPLKATADIFKQTLSAAGFIILILGGYSAYMSKIGANDVTVSVLTKPIGKIKSTYILVPIVFLLGNLLSLVIPSASNLAIILLATLFPVLKRSGMSTLTAAAVIATTATVIPTPLGSDNVAIAQELAKFPAYAGLTVTDYVLKYHAIVSIPTLGFMAILHYFWQKFMDKKQVNDLDREEVEIKAVSEIKGSALFKTVYALLPLLPILLLIMVYFTGSSSALSVEVASILSFIIAIICELVRHKGDNKVLKETETFFKGMAGGVSIVALLVAASVFVAGLNSIGLISTLQKTMISTQGTGMGIVLPLILVALSMLIVLLSGSGTALFFAMIPLIVPLAEAAGISPIAISVPMGLAGNLMRAVSPVAAVTVIVAGSVKKNAIDVVKRTSVPMVGGVIFMFILSMIMFL
- the rbsK gene encoding ribokinase → MFRKKEVINSMRKVIVVGSLNMDLTIKVDNIPSKGETIQGHDFLLNAGGKGGNQAVAAVKSNAEVSFIGSVGDDPFGAEAVSALKNNGINTDSIELHKKQPTGTAMIICHENDNRIILNPGANYALTFNFAKDNLDKLASKEDIFVTQFENNVDTTLKLIEYAKGIGMVTVLNPAPARLFKDEYYKHIDILVINQSECKMLTDIYPNNSYECERAAKILQNKGAKNIIITLGSKGSITVTLDEVIRINAYKVETVDSTAAGDSFIGALVAKISFSSPLYEALLYATKVSALTVTREGAQISIPTLEEVDNFFENK
- a CDS encoding GNAT family N-acetyltransferase; its protein translation is MKICKNGLTWDIYHSIRQYANMQQYHKEDIIEALKNTVYSVVIYDNEDPIAIGRVVGDGRIVFFIKDVVVHPKYRNKKVGKMVVDNLLDYIESCCCENAYIGLMAMPDTEGFYEKFGFVQRPSERFGAGMICLERKK